Below is a genomic region from Geminocystis sp. M7585_C2015_104.
CCCCACCAACCACCACTGCTACTACCACCCCAATTCTAATAACATAATTGTTCCCCACCGCCCCCCCGACAGAGTCTCCATTTTCGTCGACGGCAATAACATGTTTTATGCACAACAAAAAAATGGCTGGTTTTTTGATCCCCGTAAGATTCTTGACTATTTCTCTAAAGATGCTGGCTGTATACTCGTAAACGCCTTCTGGTACACCGGCCTGAAAGATCCCCAAGATCAACGGGCCTTTAGAGATGCTTTAATTAGCCTCGGATATACCGTTAGAACTAAAATCCTTAAAGAATACTACGATGAAGCCTCCGGCAGAATCTCCCAAAAGGCTAATCTGGATATTGAAATAGTAGTCGACATGTTTAACACTGTAGATCAGTATGATCGCGTAGTACTATTTAGCGGCGATGGCGACTTCGAAAGGGCTATCGAACTTTTACGCTCTAAAAATACCCACATCACTGTAGTCTCCACTGAAGGTATGATCTCCCGTGAACTTCGTAACGCTACAGATAAGTATATAGATTTGAACGACATCAGAAGTGCCATCGAAAAAACTGACTATTAATACTATTAAAACACCCCTAATTCCACCAACATTAAACTATAAAAACAACCACAAATAGCAAGGACAAAAGAGAAAATTATATGGCCATCGTGTTGGATATTAAAAATAATCAAAACGGCACACACATCGGCGAGGTGATCGAAACTAGTACTACTCAATTTGTAGCACAGTGTCTCGAGCCAGAAGACTTGAATTTCCCCTCCATGCCCCCCTTTGGCAGTTGGGTAAAATCCTTCGACGAGGAGTCGGGCAATAAAATCTTCGCCGTCGTCACTAATGTTACCACCGCCCCCATCGACTCGGTCCACAAGGCAAGAGCTTTAGGTCTTAGTTTAGCTGAATTGCGTCAACAACAACCACAAATATTTGCCATGCTTAAAACAGAATTCCAGGCAGCTATTGTGGGCTTTGAAACACCCCCTGACCCCCAACAAAATGGTTTTAACCCCGGGGAAGGCAAAATCTATCAATACCTCCCCCCCCGCCCTCCTCAAATCCATCAGGGGGTTTATACCTGTAGTGCTAGGGAAGTTATCCGATTCACCGAATCTCCCCACTTCCTCCGCCTCTTACTACAAGTCCAAAACACCCCCCTCGAATCCCTCATCGCCGCTAGCCTTAGAGAATCCTACCGTCTCCGCCACCTCCAACCCGATGCCATGGAGGCCGCGCGTCAGTGGCTCATTCAGGCCGGCCGTACTCTTAGTGTACTACTTAAGAACGATTATGACTCCCTTAAGTACATCCTAAGTCAAGTACATTTGTAACTTGTTGCCCTCATTCGGCCAAAACCAGTCTAAATCCGGCATGTTGGTAAAAGTAGGGGCGAAACCAGTTGCGGTAAAATCTACTGGCAGAATGGCCGCTACTTGCCCAACTGCCTCCTATTAACAGATAATGATTGTCATCAAAAAAGGGCGCCGAATAGTCTTCATAT
It encodes:
- a CDS encoding NYN domain-containing protein → MIVPHRPPDRVSIFVDGNNMFYAQQKNGWFFDPRKILDYFSKDAGCILVNAFWYTGLKDPQDQRAFRDALISLGYTVRTKILKEYYDEASGRISQKANLDIEIVVDMFNTVDQYDRVVLFSGDGDFERAIELLRSKNTHITVVSTEGMISRELRNATDKYIDLNDIRSAIEKTDY